In Desulfonatronum sp. SC1, one genomic interval encodes:
- a CDS encoding AmiS/UreI family transporter, translated as MVVSILIMISLFWFAVALLNLGYGEPKGTGFIAAAVGLLAIAGGFVDAVFAVKAGGDLLAGGLLFSHGLLYMAIAYALLYGVENMKTIGNISLCTAFVSTIYMYVWYVQGNMYLAFMAAGYAVLTYEVWLNFYGKLSGKVVAISLLIWIPIGLWIPAFLIGMGKPLPF; from the coding sequence ATGGTCGTTTCAATTCTTATCATGATCAGCCTGTTTTGGTTTGCGGTTGCCCTGCTCAATTTGGGATATGGCGAACCCAAGGGAACCGGATTCATCGCCGCCGCCGTCGGTCTGCTGGCCATTGCCGGGGGATTTGTCGACGCGGTATTCGCCGTAAAAGCCGGAGGCGATCTTCTCGCTGGCGGTTTGCTGTTTTCACACGGCCTGTTGTACATGGCTATTGCCTATGCTTTGCTCTATGGTGTTGAAAACATGAAGACGATTGGCAACATCAGCCTTTGCACCGCCTTTGTCTCGACCATCTACATGTACGTCTGGTACGTGCAGGGGAACATGTACTTGGCATTCATGGCAGCTGGATATGCCGTGCTGACCTATGAAGTTTGGCTAAACTTCTACGGCAAACTATCTGGCAAGGTCGTCGCCATCTCTCTCTTGATCTGGATACCGATTGGACTCTGGATTCCGGCATTTTTGATCGGCATGGGCAAGCCGCTGCCTTTCTAA